Proteins from a single region of Budorcas taxicolor isolate Tak-1 chromosome 11, Takin1.1, whole genome shotgun sequence:
- the ENTPD8 gene encoding ectonucleoside triphosphate diphosphohydrolase 8 — protein MGLTWKQRVFTALLGTAAVSGLTALLLILVGTITVLLPPDTKFGIVFDAGSSHTSLFVYQWPADKENDTGMVSQALACQAKGSGISSYASNPARVGESLQGCLEEALALIPKAKHHETPMFLGATAGMRLLSHKNRSQAEDVFAAVRQALGQSPVDFRGAELLTGQDEGAFGWITINYVLGLLVKYSFSGEWIRPLEETLVGALDMGGASTQITFVPGGPILDKTTQATFRLYGADHTVYTHSYPCFGRDQALGRLLAELVQASPGLLVRHPCYHSGYRGTLALAPLYESPCVPAAPPDLSQNLTVEGTGNPGACVEALRKLFNFSSCDGREDCAFAGVYQPPVQGQFYAFSSFYYTFHFLNLTSKPSLSEANATIWEFCLQPWKLVEDSAPPDQDPWLRDYCASGLYFLTLLVEGYGFSEETWGGIEFRQQAGGTDIGWTLGYMLNLTNLIPAEVPAQRRAQSFGVWTAGVVFVVLTLAATLGAVGVQLFWVQD, from the exons ATGGGGCTAACCTGGAAGCAGCGGGTCTTCACGGCTCTACTGGGCACCGCAGCGGTCTCAGGCCTCACCGCGCTGCTTCTCATCCTGGTGGGGACCATCACCGTCCTCCTGCCTCCAGACACCAAG TTTGGGATCGTGTTCGACGCTGGGTCCTCCCACACGTCCCTCTTTGTGTATCAGTGGCCGGCCGACAAGGAGAACGACACGGGCATGGTCAGCCAGGCCCTGGCCTGCCAGGCGAAAG GGTCTGGAATCTCTTCCTACGCCTCCAACCCTGCGCGCGTCGGCGAGAGCCTGCAGGGCTGTCTGGAGGAGGCGCTAGCACTGATCCCAAAGGCCAAGCATCACGAGACACCCATGTTCCTGGGGGCCACTGCCGGCATGCGGCTGCTGAG CCACAAGAATCGCTCGCAGGCGGAGGACGTCTTTGCTGCGGTCAGACAGGCCCTGGGCCAGTCACCGGTAGACTTCCGGGGCGCAGAGCTCCTGACGGGGCAGGACGAAGGCGCCTTTGGTTGGATCACCATCAACTACGTCCTGGGCCTGCTGGTGAAG TACTCCTTCTCTGGAGAATGGATCCGGCCCCTGGAGGAGACGCTGGTGGGCGCCCTGGACATGGGTGGGGCCTCCACGCAGATTACCTTTGTACCCGGAGGCCCCATTCTGGACAAGACCACCCAGGCCACCTTCCGCCTCTATGGTGCCGACCACACCGTCTACACCCACAGCTACCCCTGCTTCGGGCGCGACCAGGCGCTGGGCAGGCTGCTGGCCGAGCTGGTGCAG GCTAGCCCGGGCCTCCTGGTCCGTCACCCCTGCTACCACAGCGGCTACCGGGGCACGCTGGCCCTGGCGCCCCTGTACGAGTCGCCCTGCGTCCCGGCGGCACCCCCGGACCTCAGCCAGAACCTCACCGTGGAGGGCACGGGGAACCCCGGGGCCTGTGTCGAGGCCCTCCGGAAGCTCTTCAATTTTTCCAGCTGTGACGGCCGAGAAGACTGTGCCTTTGCCGGGGTCTACCAGCCCCCCGTGCAGGGCCAGTTCTAC gctttctccagcttcTACTACACCTTCCACTTCCTGAATCTCACCTCCAAGCCGTCACTGAGCGAGGCCAACGCCACCATCTGGGAGTTCTGCCTGCAGCCCTGGAAGCTG GTGGAGGACAGCGCGCCCCCGGACCAGGACCCCTGGCTGCGGGACTACTGTGCTTCGGGCCTATACTTCCTCACACTCCTGGTCGAGGGCTACGGGTTCAGTGAGGAGACCTGGGGAGGCATCGAGTTCCGCCAGCAG GCCGGCGGCACTGACATCGGCTGGACGCTGGGCTACATGCTGAACCTGACCAACCTGATCCCAGCTGAGGTGCCCGCCCAGCGGCGGGCGCAGAGCTTTGGCGTCTGGACGGCCGGGGTCGTCTTCGTGGTGCTGACGCTCGCGGCCACACTAGGGGCCGTGGGGGTGCAGCTCTTCTGGGTCCAGGACTAG